The following are from one region of the Deinococcus seoulensis genome:
- a CDS encoding VanW family protein has protein sequence MPTLPVPSFRRAAGSLGRLAALLCLTGVSGAAALPPGAASSAGAALPAGSGVTVLLRWSVPEPRLTGTRLERPVLHMSDSLPVTAAALNAARSGSLDALRPQLGALYARIEARTPRDVRFTQVGGQWRAQARTGWRVDREASERALLNVLAGAGSADSARVTAPLTVKLQAPARSVAWAQRQGLTFLATGTSGFAGSPDFRVQNIRVGASRVHGVWVEAGAELNFNALVGPVTAAQGFAPGYVISGGTLSVEDGGGLCQVSTTVFRAAFRAGLPVTERHAHSYQVGYYGAPGLDAAVYAPSKNLRWRNDTRGPLLVQAQWNLNARTLSVHLFGRDDGRRVSISAPAVRDARPAPDPTFLPDAALKPGEARRIDMPSAGAQVRVTRQVKLPGGQVRRDEVNSRYRAWGGVFAVPPGDERLN, from the coding sequence TTGCCGACCCTGCCCGTTCCTTCCTTCCGCCGTGCTGCCGGGTCTCTCGGGCGGTTGGCGGCGCTGCTGTGCCTGACCGGCGTGTCCGGCGCTGCGGCCCTGCCTCCGGGTGCTGCGTCGTCTGCGGGTGCTGCGCTGCCTGCGGGTTCCGGCGTGACGGTCCTGCTGCGCTGGAGTGTGCCCGAGCCGCGCCTGACCGGCACGCGGCTGGAACGCCCGGTGCTGCACATGTCGGACTCGCTGCCAGTCACGGCCGCCGCCCTGAACGCCGCCCGCAGCGGCTCACTGGACGCCCTGCGACCCCAGCTGGGCGCCCTGTACGCGCGGATCGAGGCCAGAACGCCGCGCGACGTGCGGTTCACGCAGGTGGGCGGGCAGTGGCGCGCGCAGGCCCGCACCGGCTGGCGCGTGGACCGCGAGGCCAGCGAGCGGGCACTCCTGAACGTCCTCGCGGGCGCTGGCAGCGCAGATTCCGCGCGGGTCACGGCGCCACTGACCGTGAAGTTACAGGCCCCGGCACGCAGTGTCGCCTGGGCGCAGCGGCAGGGGCTCACGTTCCTGGCGACCGGAACGTCGGGTTTCGCGGGCAGCCCGGACTTCCGGGTGCAGAACATCCGGGTGGGCGCCAGCCGCGTTCACGGGGTGTGGGTCGAGGCGGGCGCGGAACTGAACTTCAACGCGCTGGTCGGGCCGGTCACGGCCGCGCAGGGGTTCGCGCCGGGTTACGTCATCTCGGGCGGCACCCTGAGCGTCGAGGACGGCGGCGGGCTGTGTCAGGTGAGCACCACGGTGTTCCGCGCGGCGTTCCGGGCGGGACTGCCGGTCACGGAACGGCACGCGCACTCGTATCAGGTGGGGTACTACGGCGCGCCGGGCCTGGACGCCGCCGTGTACGCGCCGTCCAAGAACCTGCGCTGGCGGAACGACACGCGTGGGCCGCTGCTGGTGCAGGCGCAGTGGAACCTGAACGCCCGGACGCTCAGCGTGCACCTGTTCGGACGGGACGACGGCCGCCGGGTCAGTATCAGCGCCCCGGCGGTTCGGGACGCGCGGCCCGCGCCGGACCCGACGTTCCTGCCGGACGCCGCCCTGAAACCCGGTGAGGCGCGGCGCATCGACATGCCCTCGGCAGGCGCGCAGGTCCGCGTGACCCGGCAGGTGAAACTGCCGGGCGGGCAGGTGCGGCGCGACGAGGTGAACAGCCGTTACCGCGCCTGGGGCGGCGTGTTCGCCGTGCCGCCCGGTGACGAGCGTCTGAACTGA
- a CDS encoding DEAD/DEAH box helicase, with amino-acid sequence MRDWRALLGDRTPTPVQAGAIPALLSGRDVITTARTGSGKTLAFLIPAAARGVGMSAVRGMRPEVLVITPTRELAVQIRDVARELGMTAGRITGGITPGQTRSEATGKGLISGTPGRLKDLINRNELSLAGLRYVVLDEADELLSLGFLRDVGDILRAAQQQSSAHGHLQVAMASATFPAEIRAVAERFMVNPERIDIAPARSDDAAANAADVLGGATGATHLLVNTTRDQVLDVAAAQAREALREPGGCVVIFSRTKSLVKRRAEKLNEMLSGEIVSPLEGNMDQKKRERTMANLREGKSRVLIATDIAGRGIDLPEVRLVIHMDIASTAEDHVHRSGRTARAGRPGTNLVLLIPEQRGLWQNVRRKLPGALHPPLTREESQIDKDIQEKQGQGRGQQGPGGGRQGQPHGQAGQGQSRAGAGQSGSHSAGSHGGGHGGGRGSQGDRPRGGQGRGEGTAGTGAGRVGPQRPRGRGGRR; translated from the coding sequence GTGCGTGACTGGCGCGCCCTGCTGGGCGACCGCACGCCCACGCCCGTTCAGGCGGGCGCGATTCCGGCGCTGCTGTCGGGCCGTGACGTGATCACCACGGCCCGCACGGGCAGCGGCAAGACGCTGGCGTTCCTGATTCCGGCGGCGGCGCGGGGCGTCGGCATGAGCGCCGTGCGTGGCATGCGTCCCGAGGTGCTGGTCATCACGCCGACCCGCGAGCTGGCCGTGCAGATCCGTGACGTGGCGCGCGAACTGGGCATGACGGCCGGGCGTATCACGGGCGGCATCACGCCCGGTCAGACACGCAGCGAGGCGACCGGCAAGGGCCTGATCTCGGGCACGCCGGGCCGCCTGAAGGACCTGATCAACCGGAACGAACTCAGTCTCGCGGGCCTGCGTTACGTGGTGCTGGACGAGGCGGACGAATTGCTGTCCCTGGGCTTCCTGCGGGACGTGGGCGACATCCTGCGGGCCGCGCAGCAGCAGAGTTCCGCGCACGGGCACCTGCAGGTGGCGATGGCCTCGGCGACGTTCCCGGCCGAGATTCGCGCGGTCGCGGAGCGGTTCATGGTGAACCCGGAACGTATCGACATCGCCCCGGCCCGCTCGGACGACGCCGCCGCGAACGCTGCGGACGTGCTGGGCGGCGCGACCGGCGCGACCCACCTGCTCGTGAACACCACCCGCGATCAGGTGCTGGACGTGGCGGCCGCGCAGGCCCGCGAGGCGCTGCGTGAACCGGGCGGCTGCGTCGTGATCTTCAGCCGAACCAAGTCCCTGGTGAAACGCCGCGCCGAGAAACTGAACGAGATGCTGAGCGGCGAGATCGTCAGCCCGCTCGAAGGCAACATGGATCAGAAGAAACGCGAGCGGACCATGGCGAACCTGCGTGAAGGCAAGTCCCGCGTGCTGATCGCGACCGACATTGCCGGGCGCGGCATCGACCTGCCGGAGGTGCGGCTGGTGATTCACATGGATATCGCCTCGACCGCCGAGGATCACGTGCACCGTTCGGGCCGTACCGCGCGCGCCGGGCGTCCCGGCACGAACCTGGTGCTGCTGATTCCCGAGCAGCGCGGCCTGTGGCAGAACGTGCGCCGCAAACTGCCGGGCGCGCTGCACCCGCCGCTGACGCGCGAGGAAAGCCAGATCGACAAGGACATTCAGGAGAAACAGGGTCAGGGCCGTGGTCAGCAGGGACCCGGCGGTGGCCGTCAGGGTCAGCCGCACGGTCAGGCAGGACAGGGTCAGTCCCGTGCCGGCGCAGGCCAGAGCGGCAGCCACAGTGCTGGCAGCCACGGTGGCGGTCATGGCGGCGGGCGAGGCAGCCAGGGTGACCGTCCGCGCGGCGGGCAGGGACGGGGCGAGGGTACGGCCGGGACCGGCGCGGGCCGCGTGGGTCCCCAGCGTCCCCGTGGGCGCGGCGGCCGCCGCTGA
- a CDS encoding HD domain-containing phosphohydrolase, translated as MTLTPPLDSESLLLNATRQLLALGSAAELCREGLRFMARELNADLGMLHLAVTDTDFRLVEQVGDHPLLHRHQVQIMEPGWVTLLTAGTWISSPVPSPDWTGPDERNYVHLGARHLVNFGLYSGQRLIGTVNLLFNRPRADLNELRVLGTIGALWGTLLERLETEATLRTREAMLRTVTDQGTDLVTVVRPDGRILYQSRGGPVLLGRSAEGMHGRNALEGIHPDDLSAAQRALAELAATPDATCTLTYRVTHRSGGVVWLESHGRNLLDEPAVGGLVVHSRDVTAQVASKRSLERRVQELTLMHATSLQLQEARSVQEIASRVVRLIEGRLGHPFVWLAERVGDALIMRASDRRRESTLLDAAHSLPVDQGLCGASVRTGQTLMVGDVTQDARYSGIGHEVRSELVTPIRVAGRVWGVLNVESPQLNAFGDEDRQALETVAAQTGAALANVLLLADLRDSRDALSSAYERTIEGWARALDFRDRETEGHSQRVTELTVALARRMGVPPDELVHVRRGALLHDIGKMGIPDSILLKPGQLDENEWRVMRRHPDMALELLEPIEFLRPALDIPHAHHEKWNGAGYPRGLKGEQIPLSARIFAVIDVWDALRHDRPYRPAWDEARARALIEAESGVHFDPQVARAFLDWLTEAGAGADLNAMLRAVPAGSADAAPVTDRG; from the coding sequence ATGACCCTGACCCCCCCGCTTGACAGTGAATCCCTGCTGCTGAACGCCACCCGGCAACTGCTGGCGCTGGGCAGCGCCGCCGAACTGTGCCGGGAAGGCCTGCGCTTCATGGCGCGCGAACTGAACGCCGACCTGGGCATGTTGCACCTCGCCGTGACGGACACGGACTTCCGGCTGGTCGAGCAGGTCGGTGATCACCCGCTGCTGCACCGGCACCAGGTGCAGATCATGGAGCCCGGCTGGGTGACGCTGCTCACGGCCGGAACCTGGATCAGTTCGCCCGTCCCGTCCCCGGACTGGACCGGGCCGGACGAACGTAATTACGTGCACCTGGGCGCGCGGCACCTCGTGAACTTCGGGCTGTACAGCGGGCAGCGGCTGATCGGAACCGTGAACCTGCTGTTCAACCGGCCGCGCGCCGACCTGAACGAACTGCGGGTGCTGGGCACCATCGGGGCGCTGTGGGGCACGCTGCTGGAACGACTGGAGACCGAGGCGACCCTGAGAACGCGGGAGGCGATGCTGCGGACCGTGACGGACCAGGGCACGGACCTCGTGACGGTCGTCCGGCCGGACGGACGGATCCTGTACCAGAGCCGGGGTGGGCCGGTCCTGCTGGGCCGCTCGGCCGAGGGTATGCACGGCAGGAACGCGCTTGAGGGCATCCACCCGGATGACCTGAGTGCCGCGCAGCGTGCGCTGGCTGAACTGGCTGCCACGCCGGACGCGACGTGCACGCTGACGTACCGGGTGACGCACCGTTCGGGCGGCGTGGTGTGGCTGGAATCGCACGGCCGGAACCTGCTGGACGAACCGGCGGTGGGGGGACTGGTCGTGCACTCGCGGGACGTGACGGCGCAGGTGGCGTCCAAGCGGTCACTGGAACGGCGGGTGCAGGAGCTGACCCTGATGCACGCCACGAGCCTGCAACTTCAGGAGGCGCGCAGCGTGCAGGAGATCGCCTCGCGGGTGGTGCGGCTGATCGAGGGACGGCTGGGGCATCCGTTCGTGTGGCTGGCGGAACGGGTCGGGGATGCGCTGATCATGCGGGCCAGTGACCGCCGCCGCGAATCCACGCTGCTGGACGCCGCGCACTCGCTGCCGGTCGATCAGGGCCTGTGCGGCGCGAGCGTCCGCACCGGGCAGACCCTGATGGTCGGTGACGTCACGCAGGACGCGCGCTACTCGGGAATCGGGCATGAGGTCCGCAGCGAACTGGTCACCCCGATCCGCGTGGCGGGACGCGTGTGGGGCGTGCTGAACGTGGAAAGCCCGCAGCTGAACGCCTTTGGCGACGAGGACCGGCAGGCGCTGGAGACCGTGGCCGCGCAGACGGGCGCCGCCCTGGCGAACGTGCTGCTGCTCGCGGACCTGCGTGACAGCCGCGACGCCCTGAGCAGCGCCTACGAGCGGACCATCGAGGGCTGGGCGCGCGCCCTGGATTTCAGGGACCGGGAGACCGAGGGGCACAGCCAGCGGGTGACGGAACTCACGGTGGCGCTCGCGCGGCGCATGGGCGTCCCGCCGGACGAACTGGTGCACGTGCGGCGCGGCGCGCTGCTGCACGACATCGGCAAGATGGGCATTCCGGACTCGATTCTGCTCAAGCCGGGGCAGCTGGACGAGAACGAATGGCGGGTCATGCGCCGGCACCCGGACATGGCGCTGGAACTGCTGGAACCCATCGAGTTCCTGCGCCCGGCGCTGGACATTCCGCACGCGCACCACGAGAAATGGAACGGCGCCGGGTACCCGCGCGGCCTGAAAGGCGAGCAGATTCCGCTGTCCGCGCGGATCTTCGCAGTGATCGACGTGTGGGACGCCCTGCGGCACGACCGGCCGTACCGTCCGGCGTGGGATGAGGCGCGGGCGCGGGCGCTGATCGAGGCGGAGTCCGGCGTGCACTTCGATCCGCAGGTGGCGCGCGCGTTCCTGGACTGGCTGACCGAGGCGGGCGCAGGCGCGGACCTGAACGCCATGCTGCGCGCCGTTCCGGCAGGCAGCGCGGACGCGGCACCCGTGACGGACCGTGGCTGA
- a CDS encoding GGDEF domain-containing protein, translating into MADFTSHKPGAAAPAPHELTDAQVLQLELQELQTVIASELDPLALTRLHRDAAYVAMDLGDPTLAMTHAVTGLDLARSLGDLGVRARAHVTVALVMLDVYDDLGAWEHFREADALASAAGEARDVALVAVNASHYELERGRDREATLRLLDLLDSPFARGLALPGVSAPHTLEASFHINLVKAAARGTRLGLLDAAQVARAAGPLKASVAALRAYREHPDRLPGLRWRPEVLDSLTEWEWSQGNHAAANRLADERVQLSEESGSPHVLGRALLDRSLLRGALGHDADAFQDAARAVDAFQDAGQDLLVTQAMQAQADARARLGEYREAFGVQRALTRQLETLYRAYFQQGAQLRQIERQVSEAEVRAAAFAEAALRDPLTGAPNRTAAMQRLEQLQERANLGQPSALALLDIDHFKRVNDRYGHATGDAVLSRVVQILTAEIREQDCLARFGGEEFLLILAGTPFPVARQVCDRLCRALAGHDWSDVEPDLHVTASFGLASLQAGRDLRLVLKAADSAMYEAKAAGRNTVREAPEH; encoded by the coding sequence GTGGCTGATTTCACGTCGCATAAGCCGGGCGCGGCCGCTCCCGCGCCACACGAACTGACGGACGCTCAGGTTCTGCAACTGGAATTGCAGGAACTCCAGACGGTGATCGCGTCGGAACTGGACCCGCTGGCCCTGACGCGCCTGCACCGGGACGCGGCGTACGTGGCGATGGACCTGGGCGACCCGACGCTGGCCATGACGCACGCCGTGACGGGCCTGGACCTCGCGCGGTCGCTGGGTGACCTGGGTGTCCGGGCGCGGGCGCACGTGACGGTCGCGCTGGTGATGCTCGACGTGTACGACGACCTGGGCGCCTGGGAGCACTTCCGGGAGGCGGACGCACTGGCCAGCGCGGCGGGCGAGGCGCGGGACGTGGCGCTGGTGGCCGTGAACGCCTCGCACTACGAACTGGAACGCGGCCGGGACCGCGAGGCGACCCTGCGCCTGCTTGACCTGCTGGACTCGCCGTTCGCGCGGGGACTGGCCCTGCCCGGCGTCTCCGCGCCGCACACGCTGGAAGCGTCGTTTCATATCAATCTGGTGAAGGCCGCGGCGCGCGGCACGCGGCTGGGCCTGCTGGACGCGGCGCAGGTCGCGCGGGCCGCCGGACCGCTGAAGGCGTCCGTGGCGGCGTTGCGGGCGTACCGGGAGCATCCGGACCGCCTGCCCGGTCTGCGCTGGCGGCCGGAGGTGCTGGACTCGCTGACCGAGTGGGAATGGAGTCAGGGGAACCACGCGGCCGCGAACCGGCTGGCAGACGAACGGGTGCAACTCTCGGAGGAGAGCGGCAGTCCTCACGTGCTGGGGCGCGCGCTGCTGGACCGCAGCCTGCTGCGCGGCGCACTCGGGCACGACGCGGACGCCTTTCAGGACGCCGCCAGGGCCGTGGATGCCTTTCAGGACGCCGGGCAGGACCTGCTGGTCACGCAGGCCATGCAGGCGCAGGCGGACGCCCGCGCGCGCCTCGGGGAGTACCGGGAGGCGTTCGGCGTGCAGCGCGCCCTGACCAGGCAACTGGAAACGCTGTACCGCGCGTACTTCCAGCAGGGCGCGCAGTTACGGCAGATCGAACGGCAGGTCAGTGAGGCCGAGGTCCGCGCCGCCGCCTTCGCAGAAGCGGCGCTGCGTGACCCGCTGACGGGCGCGCCGAACCGCACGGCCGCCATGCAGCGCCTAGAACAGTTGCAGGAACGCGCGAACCTGGGGCAGCCGAGCGCACTGGCACTGCTGGACATCGATCATTTCAAACGCGTGAACGACCGGTACGGGCACGCGACAGGGGACGCGGTCCTCTCGCGGGTCGTGCAGATCCTCACGGCCGAGATCCGCGAGCAGGACTGCCTGGCCCGTTTCGGCGGAGAGGAATTCCTGCTGATCCTGGCCGGCACGCCGTTCCCGGTGGCGCGGCAGGTCTGCGACCGCCTGTGCCGCGCGCTGGCAGGTCACGACTGGTCGGACGTGGAACCGGACCTGCACGTGACCGCCAGTTTTGGCCTGGCGTCCCTGCAGGCCGGGCGGGACCTGCGGTTGGTCCTGAAAGCGGCCGACAGCGCCATGTACGAGGCCAAGGCCGCCGGGCGCAACACCGTCCGCGAAGCTCCGGAACACTGA
- a CDS encoding sensor histidine kinase encodes MSTLNEVEVPAAVPDVSGGRVPAAAMAGTLTWDSAYLMEVHNLSPDCIKIVDHDGHLLSMNPNGQAAMQIDDFSTCQGSDWLGFWQGEDRAAMLGAFAQARQGRPAHFSGYCPTMKGEPRWWDVTLAPLPDPARPDAMPTLLIVSRDVTERVLAQRRLEELNATLDAEVQRQTEHLRRERQLLLQTNEELENITYAMSHDLLTPVRHLLSFARLARRLPADDTVKRERYLQIIEDSASNLGRMIEGVLHFSRAGRLELRPRPVDLNTLLREVQRDLHAEQPDHVVTWHAPDLPTVQADARALRSILKVMCANALKFTRTTPDPTVQISAHRTPGSWRIDVTDNGAGFDPEYSHKLFQLFQRLHHQNEYEGAGTGLAFVRRLVSRHGGTVCARGQKGAGATFSFTLPDTLPTD; translated from the coding sequence ATGTCAACGTTGAATGAAGTGGAGGTCCCAGCGGCAGTGCCGGACGTGTCCGGCGGCCGGGTCCCTGCGGCGGCGATGGCGGGCACGCTGACCTGGGATTCAGCGTACCTGATGGAAGTGCACAACCTCAGCCCGGACTGCATCAAGATCGTGGATCACGACGGGCACCTGCTCAGCATGAACCCCAACGGGCAGGCTGCCATGCAGATCGACGATTTCAGCACCTGCCAGGGCAGCGACTGGCTGGGCTTCTGGCAGGGTGAAGACCGCGCGGCGATGCTCGGCGCCTTCGCGCAGGCCCGCCAGGGACGCCCGGCGCACTTCAGTGGGTACTGCCCCACCATGAAAGGCGAGCCGCGCTGGTGGGACGTGACCCTCGCGCCCCTCCCGGACCCCGCCCGGCCAGACGCCATGCCCACCCTGCTGATCGTCTCACGGGACGTCACAGAACGCGTCCTCGCCCAACGCCGCCTCGAGGAACTGAATGCCACCCTGGACGCCGAAGTGCAGCGGCAGACCGAACACCTGCGCCGCGAACGGCAACTGCTGCTCCAGACGAACGAGGAACTGGAGAACATCACCTACGCCATGTCGCACGACCTGCTGACCCCCGTGCGGCACCTGCTGAGTTTCGCCCGGCTCGCCCGGCGTCTCCCGGCAGACGACACCGTGAAACGCGAACGGTACCTGCAGATCATCGAGGACAGCGCCAGCAACCTGGGCCGCATGATCGAGGGCGTCCTGCACTTCAGCCGCGCCGGACGCCTCGAACTGCGCCCCAGACCCGTCGACCTGAACACCCTGCTGCGCGAGGTGCAACGCGACCTGCACGCCGAGCAACCGGACCACGTGGTCACGTGGCATGCCCCGGACCTCCCGACCGTCCAGGCAGACGCCCGCGCCCTGCGCTCGATCCTGAAGGTCATGTGCGCCAACGCCCTGAAATTCACCCGCACCACCCCCGACCCCACCGTGCAGATCAGCGCGCACCGCACTCCCGGCAGCTGGCGCATCGACGTGACCGACAACGGCGCAGGCTTCGACCCCGAGTACAGCCACAAACTGTTCCAGCTGTTCCAGCGCCTGCACCACCAGAACGAGTACGAAGGCGCCGGCACCGGCCTCGCCTTCGTCCGCCGACTGGTCTCCAGGCATGGCGGAACCGTCTGTGCACGCGGCCAGAAAGGCGCGGGCGCGACCTTCAGCTTCACCCTGCCGGACACACTACCCACCGACTGA